A section of the Marinoscillum sp. 108 genome encodes:
- a CDS encoding family 16 glycosylhydrolase, whose protein sequence is MLKLRQLLMIALMTLIGWTANAQNWQLVWADEFTNGIGPDWVFETGTGSGGWGNNELQYYRQQNATVQNGELVITAKNESFGGMNYTSARMKTQGKKSWKYGKIEARMQLPAFQGSWPAFWMLGDNITSVGWPSCGEIDIMEQTNTSDHVLGTIHWNNNGYVYYGGNTAASVTGYHVYSIEWDANAIKWFVDGNLYHTANIQNGINGTSEFHEKFFIILNLAVGGNLPGNNVNNGALPASVKVDYVRVYQSTGGGTGAPVGQTIWLRGSNGQYASSENGAVPMNCNRNSVQGWEQFTVVSAGGSKIALRGSNGKYVSSMNGQSGMMCDRTTVQGWEAFDWVSNANGTISLRGNNGLYVSSENGQSPMICDRTTIQGWEQFTWGTGAGARQAPELDSELSEPVALTVFPNPVTNHEFKVRWDHQVSPEVQLSLMDVSGKTVYTAVAKDGLENVVLPSHLRKGVYILGITSEKGTETRNLIIK, encoded by the coding sequence ATGTTAAAACTTAGACAATTATTAATGATTGCCCTCATGACCCTGATAGGGTGGACGGCCAATGCACAAAACTGGCAGCTGGTCTGGGCAGATGAGTTCACCAATGGTATTGGCCCCGATTGGGTCTTTGAAACAGGTACGGGCTCAGGTGGCTGGGGCAACAACGAGCTCCAGTATTATCGCCAGCAAAACGCCACTGTGCAAAACGGCGAACTGGTGATCACAGCCAAGAATGAGAGCTTTGGCGGTATGAACTATACCTCTGCCCGTATGAAGACCCAGGGTAAGAAATCCTGGAAGTATGGCAAAATAGAGGCGCGGATGCAATTGCCTGCCTTTCAGGGGTCGTGGCCTGCCTTTTGGATGCTTGGCGACAACATCACCTCGGTGGGATGGCCTTCCTGTGGTGAAATTGACATCATGGAACAAACCAATACCAGTGACCATGTGCTTGGCACCATTCACTGGAACAATAATGGGTACGTCTATTATGGAGGCAACACAGCAGCCAGTGTGACTGGTTATCATGTTTACTCTATTGAGTGGGATGCCAATGCCATCAAATGGTTTGTAGACGGTAACCTCTACCATACGGCCAATATTCAGAATGGGATCAATGGAACCAGCGAGTTTCATGAGAAGTTTTTCATCATACTCAATCTGGCCGTGGGAGGAAATTTGCCAGGCAATAATGTCAATAATGGAGCACTTCCGGCTTCTGTGAAAGTAGACTATGTACGTGTGTATCAATCTACCGGAGGGGGTACCGGAGCTCCGGTCGGTCAAACGATCTGGCTGCGAGGTTCCAACGGGCAGTATGCGTCCTCGGAAAATGGAGCTGTACCCATGAACTGTAACCGAAATTCAGTGCAAGGCTGGGAACAATTCACTGTGGTCAGTGCCGGAGGCAGTAAAATCGCTTTACGAGGAAGTAATGGAAAGTACGTCTCCTCCATGAATGGTCAATCGGGCATGATGTGCGACAGGACTACGGTACAAGGCTGGGAAGCCTTCGACTGGGTAAGCAATGCCAACGGAACGATTTCCTTAAGGGGAAATAATGGGTTGTATGTGTCTTCGGAGAACGGCCAGTCACCTATGATCTGTGATCGCACCACCATTCAGGGCTGGGAGCAATTTACCTGGGGAACCGGCGCAGGAGCGAGACAGGCACCTGAGCTGGATTCGGAGCTCTCGGAGCCAGTTGCTTTAACGGTATTCCCCAATCCGGTGACGAATCATGAGTTCAAAGTGCGATGGGATCATCAGGTAAGCCCTGAAGTGCAATTGTCATTGATGGATGTATCAGGAAAAACTGTCTATACGGCTGTAGCTAAAGATGGGCTGGAAAATGTGGTATTGCCATCGCATCTGAGAAAGGGTGTGTATATACTGGGTATCACATCAGAAAAAGGCACTGAAACCAGAAACCTAATTATCAAGTAA